Sequence from the Rhizobium sp. TH2 genome:
AAAACCGCCCTCGCCCTGGTGGACGACCGTGAGATGCTCGGGGCGCAAGCCGGTCACGACCTTGCGCCCGGCGCCTACCTCCTGCCCTGCTGCGATCTTCGGCTTGCCGACGATCTCAAGCTCAACCATATCGCCACCAACCCCGACGCCATCGACGAAGTTCATCGCCGGCGAACCGATGAATCCGGCCACGAACCTGTTCGCCGGACGGTCGTAGAGTTCGAGCGGCGCGCCCTGTTGCTCGATGACGCCGTCGCGCATGACCACAACATGGTCGGCCATGGTCATCGCCTCGATCTGGTCATGCGTGACATAGACCGAGGTCGCGCCCAGCCGGTCATGCAGGGAGCGGATTTCCTTGCGCATCGATACACGCAGCGCGGCATCGAGATTGGACAGCGGCTCGTCGAACAGGAAGGCTTGTGGGTTACGGATGATGGCGCGCCCCATGGCGACGCGCTGACGCTGACCGCCCGAGAGTTGGCGCGGGTAGCGGGCAAGCAAGCCCGTCAGCCCGGTGATGCCCGCCACGTCCTCGGCCTTCTTCTTGGCCTCGGGCTTGGCGACCCCGCGCATGCGCAGTGAATAAGTGAGGTTTTCCTCGACCGTCATATGCGGATAAAGCGCATAGGACTGGAAGACCATGGCGATGTCGCGCTTGCGCGGCGGCATGTTGGTCATCTCTTCGCCGGCGATCGTCATCGAGCCGCTGGTGATCTTTTCTAGCCCCGCAAGCGACCGGAGCAGCGTGGATTTCCCGCATCCGGATGGCCCGACCAGGGCCACGAAACGGCCCTTGGGAATGGAGAGATGGATATCCCTCAGCGCGTGGTAGGCGCCATAATGCTTGTTGACGTTGATCAGTTCGATCTGGGCGGTCATTTGAGCGCTCCCGATGTGAGGCCGGAGACGATCCGGCGCTGCAGAAGGATGAAGATGGCTAGGATCGGCGTCACATACATGGTGGCAAACGCCATGATGTTGTTCCATTCATTCGTATTGGGACCCATGAAGGAATTGAGCCCCACGCTGGCCGGCTGGTATTCGATCGCCTGGATGATCGACTTCGAATAGACGAACTCGCCAAAGGCCTGCATAAAGATCAGGATCGCCGAAACCAGGATGCCGTTTCGCGCCAATGGCAGCGCGATATGGAAGAAGGCGCCGAAGCGGGAATTGCCGTCGACCAGTGCGGCTTCTTCGAGTTCGATCGGCACGCTCATGAAGGTCGCGCGCACCAGCACCACGAAGAACGGCATGCTTTTGGCCGCGATCGCGATGATGACGGCGAGTCTCGGATATTCCAGAATGCCAATCTGCGAGTAACCGACGAAGATCGGCGTGATCATCAATGACGCAGGCAAGACCTGCAGCATCAATATGAGAAACAGGCCGATGTCGATCCAGCCGTTGCGATAGCGCGCCAGCACATAGGCGCAGCCGGTTCCCAGAACCGCGATCAGCAGCACCGAGCCCGACGCGATCAGCAGCGAATTCCACATATAGCGGCCGACCTGGCGGCTCTCCCAGACCGCGCCGAAAATGCCCCATTGCGGGTCCGACGGCCAGAAGCTGGGCGGCGTGGCGAACATCGCCGAGCCGCTTTTCAGCGTCGTCACATACATCCAGTAGAGCGGGAAGAGATAGATCGCCGCCAGCAGGATGGCGATCGCCAGCATCAGGCGGTTCTTGAAGGTCTCGCTCATCCTCGTATCTCCTGGCGCGTCGAGCGCACATAGATGACCGAGGCGATCATCACGAATATGATCATGATGACGGAGATCGTCGCGCCTTGGGCGAAATCATATTGCCGGAATGACAGATCCCAAGCCCAGTATTGCGTGACATTGGACGAATTATTCGGCCCGCCCGAGGTGATCGCCGCGAAGAGATCGAACTGCTGCAGCGTGAAGATCAGGCCGAGCGAGATGATGGCCCCGATCGTCGAGCGCATCATCGGCAAAGTGATGGTCCAGAACCGCTGCCACACCGTCGCGCCATCGAGTTCGGCCGCCTCGTAGAGGTCTTTGGGAATGCCCGACAGGCCGACCGACAGCAGGATCATGTTGAAGGAGGTGCCGAGCCAGATGTTGGCGATGATCACCGCCCAGAGAGAGTAGTTCGGGTCGGAGCGCCAGAAGATGTTGCCCGATATGATGCCGGTTTCGCGCAGGAAATAATTGAGCACGCCGAAGTCGCCCGACAGGATCCAGTTCCAGATCGCACCGACGACGAGACCGGGCATGACCCAGGACACGAGAAAGAGGCCGCGCATCCAGCTCGAACCGGGAAAACCGTTCCAGAAGAACAGCGCAAGCCCGAAGCCGATCATGAACTGGCCGGCGATCGAGGATATGACGAAGAGCGCGGTATTGCCGAGGATCGGCCATGTCTCGCGCTGCGAAAAAAGCGTCACGTAGTTCTTGAAGCCGACGAAGGGCCGCGCAAACGTGCCCAGCGAGAACATGTCCACTTCTTGGAAGCTCATCACCACATTGTAGATCAGCGGCAGGCCGGACATCAAAAACAGGAAGCCGAGCGGAAAGGCCACGAGGCCGATATCGAAGCCGCGTCCGTCCGTGATGCTCGATAGGATTCTCTTCATGGGAAGCCACCCGCGCCTTGAGTGTGCCTCTCCCAGGCCGCCCGCCACTGGAAGCAAACGGACGGCCCTTCGGGAGGAGCTGTAGGCCGGAGGCTATCCCCCGGCCGTGTGGATCATACAGGTCAGCCGAGCACCGCGGAGATCTTCTCCGCCGCCTGGTCGAGCGCATCCTTGGCGCTCATCTGGCCGGTCAGCGCGCCCTGGATGGCATCCTGGATCGCCTTGGAGATCTTCGGCCAGGCCGGATGCGGACCGCGCGGCTGGGCATATTTCAGCTGTTCGAGGAAGACCTTGAGTGCGTCGTCCTTGAGCTTCTTGCCGGTCGCCGGAATGGTGATGTCGGAGCGCGCCGGCAACTGGCCGAACTTCTCGAACATCGTGCTGTCCTGGCTGACGAAATATTCCAGCACCTTGAAGGCCTCATCCGGATGCTGGGTATTGGAGAAGATCGCCCAGTTGAAATCGCCCATCGCCGACGAGCGCGCCGCGCCCGGCTCGGGCACCGGCAGCAGCGCCACGCCCCAGTCGAACTTCGCCTCGTCCATCATGCGGTCGAGTTCCCAGGGACCCGAGATCGCCATGGCGGCGTTGCCCGAATTGAACGTGCCGGTCGAATCCCATTGGCCGCGTGTCAGCGAATCCGGCGAAGCAAGCTTCTCGTCCATGACGGTCTTCCACACTTCGAGCGCCTTGACAGCACCCGGAGCGTTGATCTTCTCATAGCTACCACCGGCCATCTGGGCCCAGGGCAGGAACTGGAACGTGCCCTCTTCGCTTGCTTTCGCCGAGAACGCCAGACCATAGACGTTCTTCGACGGATCGGTCAGCTTGCGGGCATATTCGACCAATTGGTCCCATGTCTCGGGCGGGCTGTTCGGATCGAGGCCGGCCGCCTTGTACATATCCTTGTTGTAGTAGAGCGCGATCGTGTTGGTGGCCTTCGGCACGCCGAAATACTTGTCGTCCCACATCACGGATTTCAGCGGCCCGGGGAAATAATTCTCCGGCTTGATGACCTGCGAAGCCTTGATCCTGTCGGTCAGGTCGAGAAAGGCGCCGCGCGACGAGAAGAGCGCATGTTCGGGATTGTCGACGGCGATGATATCGGGTGCCTGACCGGTCGAAAAGGCGCGCATCGCCTCGCTCACCACGTCGTCGAACTGGATCTGGCGGAATTCCACCGTGATGCCGTTCTTGAGGTCGTTGAACTGCTTGACGAGATTGGGCGCCGGCTGGATGTCGCGGTCGAGCGCCCAGACGGTGATCTTGACGTCTTCCGCCTTGGCGGAAAGCCCGACGGCGGAAACGGATGCCAGCGCAAGCGCGCCCGCGATGAAGAATTTCCTGATGCTCATGTCTTCCTCCACTGGGGTTGGTTCAAAAAACCCGGCCGCGCCCTCCTCTGGCAGGCGGCCGGGGCATTCCTCATTGCGGGTCGGTCACGAAATCCCCGCCCCGGCAATTCTTGAGATAGTTGAGCGCATGGACCTGGCCGGTCATTTCAAGCGCATCGCGATAGACCGGATCGTGCCAGCCTTCGATGTCGATGGAGCCGGACCAGCCGGCGAGCCGGAGTTCGGAAATCACGTCCGTCCAATTGGTGTCACCGAAGCCCGGCGTCCGCATGAAGACGAATTTCTCCTTGCCGAAGATCCCGTGTTCCTTGATCACATCCCAGCGAATTGTGGCGTCCTTGCCGTGGACATGGAAAATCTTCGACACCCATTTGCGGATCTGCGGGATCGGTTCGATCAGATAGACCATCTGGTGGCAGGGCTCCCATTCGAGCCCGATATTGTCGAACGGCGTCTCGTTGAACATCAGTTCCCACGCATCCGGGTTGTGAGCGATGTTCCAGTCGCCGGTCTGCCAGTTGCCATCCATGGCGCAGTTTTCGAAGGCGATCTTGACGCCCTTGTCTTCGGCGCGTTTGGCCAAATCGGTCCAGACCTGCTTGTAGCGCGGCAGGCTGTCGGTCAGCACCTTGCCGCGGATGCGGCCGGTGAAGCCGGCGACGCAGGTCGCGCCGAAATGATGCGCATTGTCGATGCAATCCTTCCAGCCCTGCAGCGTATCGAGATCGATCGTCGTTTCCTCGAGCGGATTGCCGAACATGCCGAGCGTCGAAATGGTGATGTCGCGATTGCCGATGGCATCGACGCAACGCTTGCCGAGTTCGGCGAGATCCTGGCCATTCGTCGTCTGCCAGAAGAACGGCTCGAAGCTCTCGAAACCCATATCGGCGATCTGGCCGATACGCTCCGCCGCCTTGCCTCCATTGCCGCGCACCATGGTGCCAACACGGATCTTCTTTGCCGGATCGCTCACGTCTTCATCCTTCCCTGATCATGACACGCTGGCCGGTGCGGGCGCTTTCGATCGCTCCCATCACCATGGCCAGGCTGCGGATATTGTCTTCGGCTCGCGTCTCGGGCGCGGTGCCGTTGTCGATTCCATCGAGGAAAGCCGCGATCACGCTGGCATGCCCTTCGGTTTCGGAAACGTTTACGGTCCCGGACACGGAAATTTCCTCCTGCTCGCGAAGGAAGCCGTCGTCGGACGCCACGCGGTGCGCATCGAACAAATCCTTGCCGTCCCACATCACCGTGCCCTTGGTGCCGGTGATGCGCCACTGGCTTTCCCAGCTCGTATTGGCGCCCTCGGCGCACCACGAGCCGCGATATGTGAAGCGCACATCGTCGCTCATCTCGAAAATCGCGAAGGCCGATGCGCCGGTCCGGTACCAAGATCCCGCCGGATTGGTCTCATGGCAATAGACAGCCTCCGGGACCTTGCCCGACACGAAGCGTGCGGCGTCGAATGTGTGGATCGCCATGTCGAGCAGCAGGACATTGTCCATGTCCTCGCGGAAACCACCGAAATGAGCACCGATGAAGAAATCCGCATGCAGGCCGGTAAGCTCACCGATCGCGCCGCTTTCGATGAAGGCGCGCAGACGGCGGATGCCCGGGATATAGCGGCGGTTCTGGACGACGGCGTGGATACGGCCGGCTTCGCTGGCCTTGGCAATGAGATGGCGTGCGTCCTCGATGGAATTCGCCATCGGCTTTTCGGACAGCACGTGGCAGCCATGACGCAATCCCGCCTCGACCACGGCGCGGCGCGCAACGGGTATGACGATGTCGAACAGCAGATCAGGCTTGAGTTGGGTGAGCGCGGCATCGAGATCGGTGAAAAGCGGCACGTCGCCCAGACTGCATTCTTCGGCGAGCTTGCGCGCGGTCTCAACATCGAGATCGACCAACCCGATAATCTTCGCGCGATCTGAAAGGTTCTCGTTTGTGGCTATCGCCTTCAGCCAGCCTTTGGCCATGGACCCGCAGCCGCAAATAACAGCAGTTCTCTGCACAGGACCCCTCCCTTGGTTGTGCCAGCCCGGAAAACATCTTCCGTAAACGTTTACGATACTAGGCGGAATGTGTTATCTATGTCAATAGACGAATTTAAGGATCAGGTAATTTGAGGAAGAGGCGAGTAAAATGAAGGGCATAAAGCACCTTGCCCGCCATCTCGATATCTCCATCGGCACGGTCTCGCGTGCGCTCAACGGCAAGCCGGATGTCAATCCGGAAACCCGCAAGCGCGTGCTGGAGGCGGCTGAAGAGCTTGGCTATGTCGCCAACCAGTCCGGCCGCGCGCTGCGGCAGGGCCGAACCGGCGTCATCGGCTTCATGATGCAGACCGGCACCGAGATCACCGGCCAGGGCGACACGTTCTTCATGAGCGTGTTCGACGGCGTGCAGGCGGTGTTCGAGCGTCACAAGCTCGATCTCGTCGCGCTTCTGTGTTCCTCGGAGGAAGACCCGCACGATTATCTCCGCCGCATGGTGTCGCGCGGCTTCGCCGATGGCGTCATCATCTCGGCGACCCGCAGGCACGATCCGCGCATCGAGTTCCTCGCCAAGCGCAAGATCCCGTTCGTGACGCTCGGGCGAAGCTTGACCGATGCCGGCCAATCCTGGCTGGACCTCGATTTCGAAGGCATGGCGGAAGCGTCGATCGACCGCCTCGTCGCCCAGGGCCATCGCAGGATCGCCGTCACCCGGCCGCATGACGACATGAATCTCGGATACGTCTTCGTCGACAAATGCCGCGAAGCGATGGCACGCCACGGGCTGACGCTGGATGACGACCTGGTCTTCCGCTCGACGCCGAACGAGGCCGGCGGCTATCAGATCGCACGCGGCGTGCTGGCAAACCCCGACCGCCCGACGGCCATCGTCCTCGTCAACGAGGCAATCGCGATCGGCCTCTATCGCGGGCTCGAGGAGGCTGGCGTAAAGCCGGGCCGGGATATCGCCGTCATCGGCCGCTACAGCCCGCATGCAAGTTTCCTGTCGCCGCCGCTGACCTGCTTCCGGCTCTCGCTTCGCGACCTCGGTGTGGCACTCGCCGAGGCGCTTCTGGCAAACATACCGGATTATGCCAATACCTACGCGCAGGCATCGCCGCGCCGGCTGTGGCCATTCCAGCTCGTTGCGGGTGAAAGCGATACGTTCACGCTGCCCGGATGAGCGTCATGCCGCATTGACCGGCGGCATCCGCCGCCGCATATGAAACCCATGACCGAAGAGACGATCACCCTCTACGAAGCCATCGGCGGCGATGCGGCCGTGCGCAGGCTGACCCATCGCTTCTACGAACTGATGGATGCGCTACCGGAGGCGAAAAACTGCCGCGCCATCCATCCGCCCAGCCTCGAAGGCTCGGAGGCCAAGCTCTACGATTACCTGACCGGCTATCTCGGCGGCCCGCCCGTCTATGTCGAGAAACACGGCCATCCGCGCCTGCGTTCGCGCCACTTCAGTGCCGCCATCGGCCCTGCCGAGCGTGACGAATGGATGCTCTGCTTCCGTCGCGCGATGGAAGAAACCATCGACAATCCCAAGCTTCGCGACATCATCTGGCCGCCGATCGAACGGCTCGCCTTCCACATGCAGAACAAGGATGAAGGCCAAGGATGAGCATCTCGAGCAACCCGATCTTTCCACGCATCACGCTGTTTCTCGCCGGCCTGATCGGCGCCTGCGGCGTGATCTTTTCCGCGATGGCAGCGCATGGCGACGACACGCATCTCCATAGCGCTGCGGCCACCGCCTGCATGGCGCAGGCCCCTGCTTTGCTCGGCATCTATATCGGTTGGGAGAAGATTCGCACCGCGCTGATAGCCAGCATCTTGATCGGCATCGGCTGCCTGCTGTTTGCCGGCGACCTCATCTTCCGCACCCGATTCGGCCACGGATTGTTTCCGATGTCGGCACCAACGGGCGGTACGATGATGATATTGGGCTGGGTGGCGGTGGCCGCGGGAGCATTCTTCAGGCGCTGACGAGGCCTCTCCCCGACACTATCCGTTCAGCGCGCTTTGCCTGACACGCGGGAAGGCGATGACATTGTTTTCATTCGATGCGGGCCTCGTCTCCATCGGGGAGACATCGAGATCGCTTGTCGGAAAATGCATCACATTGGTGCGCTCGTCAAAGCCTTCGCGGCTGCGCTTCAGGATTTCAAGCATTTCCGGCACGAAGCCGTCGCCGCGTTCGGCGGCCATCTTGTGCAGCCCGACCAGCATGAAATCGTCACCCGTAATTCTCGTCACCGCGTCGCCCTTTCGCTCAATTCATGCATTGCCCGCTCGAAGCTGGATTTCGACCCGTTGCGCAGCGGGATGAAGCTGGTTCCGGTCTTCTTGCAACCGGTCTTCACCCGCAAGCAGGCATCATGGCTGATACAGTCGATGGGGCAGAAGACGCATTCCACCGAGGGCAGAACGGTGTCGATCCGCGAGACCGCCTCGCGCAATCCGCCGTCGTGATGGATCAGTTCGGCACCGTAGTTCGATGCGATCTGCCGGAGATGCGCCACCTGGCAATCGCGCCCACCGACATAGAGGATAGAGCGACCGCTGAGGCCAACCTTGCCCTGCACCTCGACCTGAACCGGTGCCGCCGCCGGGCGATCGTTGCCATGCTTGTGCTTGTTGAATTTCTTCGCCATCAGCCGCCCTCACAGGAGTTTCGCCCTCGTGAATCGACTGATACATAACTTGATAAAGTGAGTAAAGATTAAAGTTGACTATTTAACTCATAATTATTGCAGGCGCGAAATCGGCGTCAATACGGCAACCCGACATAGTTCTCGGCCATCGCTTCCTGCGCGGCATGCGAGGTCGTGAGATAATCCAATTCGGCTTCCTGGATGCGCTGGCCGAAATCACCGCTGTCGGGGAATCTGTGCAGCAATTGCGTCATCGACCAGGAGAAGCGCACCGCCTTCCAGATGCGTGCAAGGGCGCGTGACGAATAGGCATCGAGGATTGCGCCCGATTTGTCGAGATAGAAATCCCGCAAACCCTCGAACAGATAATGCACGTCCGACGCCGCGAGATTAAGCCCCTTGGCGCCGGTCGGCGGCACCACATGGCCGGCATCGCCGACCAGGAAAAGCGAACCGTAGCGCAACGGCTCGGCCACAAAGGACCGAAGCGGCGCAATGGATTTTTCGAGCGAAGGCCCTGTCACCAGCGCCTC
This genomic interval carries:
- a CDS encoding carbohydrate ABC transporter permease, with product MSETFKNRLMLAIAILLAAIYLFPLYWMYVTTLKSGSAMFATPPSFWPSDPQWGIFGAVWESRQVGRYMWNSLLIASGSVLLIAVLGTGCAYVLARYRNGWIDIGLFLILMLQVLPASLMITPIFVGYSQIGILEYPRLAVIIAIAAKSMPFFVVLVRATFMSVPIELEEAALVDGNSRFGAFFHIALPLARNGILVSAILIFMQAFGEFVYSKSIIQAIEYQPASVGLNSFMGPNTNEWNNIMAFATMYVTPILAIFILLQRRIVSGLTSGALK
- a CDS encoding carbohydrate ABC transporter permease, with the protein product MKRILSSITDGRGFDIGLVAFPLGFLFLMSGLPLIYNVVMSFQEVDMFSLGTFARPFVGFKNYVTLFSQRETWPILGNTALFVISSIAGQFMIGFGLALFFWNGFPGSSWMRGLFLVSWVMPGLVVGAIWNWILSGDFGVLNYFLRETGIISGNIFWRSDPNYSLWAVIIANIWLGTSFNMILLSVGLSGIPKDLYEAAELDGATVWQRFWTITLPMMRSTIGAIISLGLIFTLQQFDLFAAITSGGPNNSSNVTQYWAWDLSFRQYDFAQGATISVIMIIFVMIASVIYVRSTRQEIRG
- a CDS encoding substrate-binding domain-containing protein, which gives rise to MKGIKHLARHLDISIGTVSRALNGKPDVNPETRKRVLEAAEELGYVANQSGRALRQGRTGVIGFMMQTGTEITGQGDTFFMSVFDGVQAVFERHKLDLVALLCSSEEDPHDYLRRMVSRGFADGVIISATRRHDPRIEFLAKRKIPFVTLGRSLTDAGQSWLDLDFEGMAEASIDRLVAQGHRRIAVTRPHDDMNLGYVFVDKCREAMARHGLTLDDDLVFRSTPNEAGGYQIARGVLANPDRPTAIVLVNEAIAIGLYRGLEEAGVKPGRDIAVIGRYSPHASFLSPPLTCFRLSLRDLGVALAEALLANIPDYANTYAQASPRRLWPFQLVAGESDTFTLPG
- a CDS encoding DUF423 domain-containing protein; translated protein: MSISSNPIFPRITLFLAGLIGACGVIFSAMAAHGDDTHLHSAAATACMAQAPALLGIYIGWEKIRTALIASILIGIGCLLFAGDLIFRTRFGHGLFPMSAPTGGTMMILGWVAVAAGAFFRR
- a CDS encoding group II truncated hemoglobin — encoded protein: MTEETITLYEAIGGDAAVRRLTHRFYELMDALPEAKNCRAIHPPSLEGSEAKLYDYLTGYLGGPPVYVEKHGHPRLRSRHFSAAIGPAERDEWMLCFRRAMEETIDNPKLRDIIWPPIERLAFHMQNKDEGQG
- a CDS encoding sugar ABC transporter substrate-binding protein, yielding MSIRKFFIAGALALASVSAVGLSAKAEDVKITVWALDRDIQPAPNLVKQFNDLKNGITVEFRQIQFDDVVSEAMRAFSTGQAPDIIAVDNPEHALFSSRGAFLDLTDRIKASQVIKPENYFPGPLKSVMWDDKYFGVPKATNTIALYYNKDMYKAAGLDPNSPPETWDQLVEYARKLTDPSKNVYGLAFSAKASEEGTFQFLPWAQMAGGSYEKINAPGAVKALEVWKTVMDEKLASPDSLTRGQWDSTGTFNSGNAAMAISGPWELDRMMDEAKFDWGVALLPVPEPGAARSSAMGDFNWAIFSNTQHPDEAFKVLEYFVSQDSTMFEKFGQLPARSDITIPATGKKLKDDALKVFLEQLKYAQPRGPHPAWPKISKAIQDAIQGALTGQMSAKDALDQAAEKISAVLG
- a CDS encoding Gfo/Idh/MocA family protein, giving the protein MAKGWLKAIATNENLSDRAKIIGLVDLDVETARKLAEECSLGDVPLFTDLDAALTQLKPDLLFDIVIPVARRAVVEAGLRHGCHVLSEKPMANSIEDARHLIAKASEAGRIHAVVQNRRYIPGIRRLRAFIESGAIGELTGLHADFFIGAHFGGFREDMDNVLLLDMAIHTFDAARFVSGKVPEAVYCHETNPAGSWYRTGASAFAIFEMSDDVRFTYRGSWCAEGANTSWESQWRITGTKGTVMWDGKDLFDAHRVASDDGFLREQEEISVSGTVNVSETEGHASVIAAFLDGIDNGTAPETRAEDNIRSLAMVMGAIESARTGQRVMIREG
- a CDS encoding DUF2325 domain-containing protein encodes the protein MAKKFNKHKHGNDRPAAAPVQVEVQGKVGLSGRSILYVGGRDCQVAHLRQIASNYGAELIHHDGGLREAVSRIDTVLPSVECVFCPIDCISHDACLRVKTGCKKTGTSFIPLRNGSKSSFERAMHELSERATR
- a CDS encoding sugar phosphate isomerase/epimerase; this translates as MSDPAKKIRVGTMVRGNGGKAAERIGQIADMGFESFEPFFWQTTNGQDLAELGKRCVDAIGNRDITISTLGMFGNPLEETTIDLDTLQGWKDCIDNAHHFGATCVAGFTGRIRGKVLTDSLPRYKQVWTDLAKRAEDKGVKIAFENCAMDGNWQTGDWNIAHNPDAWELMFNETPFDNIGLEWEPCHQMVYLIEPIPQIRKWVSKIFHVHGKDATIRWDVIKEHGIFGKEKFVFMRTPGFGDTNWTDVISELRLAGWSGSIDIEGWHDPVYRDALEMTGQVHALNYLKNCRGGDFVTDPQ
- a CDS encoding ABC transporter ATP-binding protein, which gives rise to MTAQIELINVNKHYGAYHALRDIHLSIPKGRFVALVGPSGCGKSTLLRSLAGLEKITSGSMTIAGEEMTNMPPRKRDIAMVFQSYALYPHMTVEENLTYSLRMRGVAKPEAKKKAEDVAGITGLTGLLARYPRQLSGGQRQRVAMGRAIIRNPQAFLFDEPLSNLDAALRVSMRKEIRSLHDRLGATSVYVTHDQIEAMTMADHVVVMRDGVIEQQGAPLELYDRPANRFVAGFIGSPAMNFVDGVGVGGDMVELEIVGKPKIAAGQEVGAGRKVVTGLRPEHLTVVHQGEGGFELPVTMIESTGSLTYIVMGNDPELTLVEQGRERVRPGDKLRVEIRSDLVHLFDPETGKRI